One Xiphophorus couchianus chromosome 1, X_couchianus-1.0, whole genome shotgun sequence genomic region harbors:
- the mrpl49 gene encoding large ribosomal subunit protein mL49, with translation MSKMSLGLLTLRALRGAPGLCRRTPAATGGLRAASSAAPRDKRAVITESTEEYKFVERLIPPTRIPDPPKHVGAAPSGWTPPAESPPPLPYMIRRSRMHNIPVYSDLTHGNRRMTLVRKVEGDIWALEKDVKEYLRQVTGKELPTQVNEVTMTLKVKGHFEQELKDWLASKGF, from the coding sequence ATGTCCAAGATGTCGCTTGGCCTGCTGACCCTCAGGGCGCTGAGAGGAGCTCCAGGTCTCTGCCGCCGGACTCCGGCCGCCACCGGCGGACTCCGGGCGGCTTCCTCCGCCGCTCCACGGGACAAGAGAGCCGTTATAACGGAGTCCACGGAAGAATACAAGTTCGTGGAACGACTCATACCGCCAACACGGATCCCCGACCCGCCGAAACACGTCGGAGCCGCTCCGTCGGGCTGGACCCCCCCAGCCGAGTCCCCGCCGCCTCTGCCCTACATGATCCGCCGCTCCCGCATGCACAACATCCCCGTGTACAGCGACCTGACCCACGGGAACCGCAGGATGACGCTGGTACGGAAGGTGGAAGGGGACATCTGGGCTTTGGAGAAGGACGTGAAGGAGTACCTGAGACAGGTGACCGGGAAGGAGTTGCCCACGCAAGTGAATGAGGTGACGATGACTCTGAAGGTGAAAGGTCACTTTGAGCAGGAGCTGAAGGACTGGCTGGCCAGCAAAGGCTTCTGa
- the LOC114142592 gene encoding ninjurin-1 — translation MNHYATKKSVAQSMLDVALLMANSSQLKTILHVGPEYRFYVPLIVLLALSITLQVVVGLLLVFIVKYNLNDERKRTKLETMNNMATVFVFFTVLINIFIAALGFQGQSMIPPVIPLEPQLPPLPVNLTKTRALQETTPPHVLI, via the exons ATGAACCACTATGCCACTAAGAAGAGTGTAGCTCAGAGCATGCTGGACGTTGCTCTGCTGATGGCCAACTCGTCCCAGCTGAAGACCATCCTGCATGTGGGCCCAGAGTACCGCTTCTACGTCCCTCTCATCGTTCTGCTCGCTCTGTCCATCACGCTGCAGGTGGTGGTGGGACTGCTGCTCGTCTTTATTG TGAAGTATAATCTGAATGACGAACGGAAACGAACCAAGCTGGAGACGATGAACAACATGGCCACGGTGTTCGTCTTCTTCACGGTTCTCATCAACATCTTCATCGCCGCGCTCGGGTTCCAGGGCCAGTCGATGAT CCCACCTGTCATCCCCTTAGAACCTCAGCTGCCTCCTTTGCCTGTTAACCTGACTAAAACCCGGGCCCTACAGGAAACTACGCCTCCTCACGTTcttatttaa